One stretch of Verrucomicrobiota bacterium DNA includes these proteins:
- the pyrR gene encoding bifunctional pyr operon transcriptional regulator/uracil phosphoribosyltransferase PyrR: MPAAFEENTPAVEIVHRGEEVFSLVSDLANQILAHGEVDPDLVVIGIADGGIALGNLVRLLLEKQTGNSFPYGIIETSFHRDDIGRRPIPMVVQSTEIPVNIDGRPILLVDDVIASGRTIRASMNEIFDQGRPDSIRLAILFDRGGRNIPVQPDFLAKKISVADDRSLVVQINEEDPSRHQIELHPR; the protein is encoded by the coding sequence GTGCCAGCTGCATTTGAGGAAAACACTCCAGCCGTCGAAATAGTACACCGGGGCGAGGAGGTATTTTCTCTGGTTTCTGATTTAGCCAATCAGATCTTGGCACACGGAGAGGTCGATCCCGACCTTGTGGTCATCGGAATTGCAGACGGTGGAATCGCGCTTGGCAATCTTGTCCGTCTTCTCCTTGAAAAACAGACTGGAAACTCATTTCCATACGGGATCATAGAAACCTCCTTCCACCGGGATGATATTGGCCGCAGACCGATACCAATGGTGGTTCAATCGACGGAGATTCCAGTAAACATCGATGGAAGGCCCATTCTCCTCGTCGACGATGTGATCGCTTCAGGAAGAACGATTCGGGCCTCAATGAACGAAATTTTTGATCAGGGTCGCCCAGACAGTATCCGACTCGCCATCCTCTTCGATCGAGGCGGGCGAAACATCCCGGTTCAGCCCGATTTTCTCGCCAAAAAGATTTCGGTTGCCGATGATCGATCTCTGGTAGTTCAGATCAACGAGGAAGACCCTTCCCGCCACCAGATTGAGCTCCATCCTCGATGA
- a CDS encoding aspartate carbamoyltransferase catalytic subunit, translated as MKSEYEWTRRNLIGIENLTPEEVTFILDTAVSFKKTMGRSVKKLPSLRGKVVANLFLEPSTRTRVAFEVAANRLSADVLTVSGSSSSITKGETLRDTAQNIEALKADMIVIRHSAPGSPLYLSQLVDIPVVNAGDGAHEHPTQALLDCFTLREKIGSLEGKKVAILGDILFSRVARSNIWALRKLGAHVTLVGPSTLVPGTFESMGAEVSHDLRSALTDADAVMLLRIQHERQSQMHFPSLGEYTSLFGLNRERTSWLKPEAVIMHPGPLNRGVEIDSDLADSSRSVILDQVTNGIAVRMAVLYLCASADEWQKREAVL; from the coding sequence ATGAAATCCGAATACGAATGGACTCGCCGTAACCTGATCGGTATCGAGAATCTCACCCCGGAAGAGGTGACCTTCATCCTCGACACAGCGGTCTCATTCAAGAAAACGATGGGCCGGAGTGTGAAGAAGCTCCCATCCCTTCGCGGCAAAGTCGTGGCAAACCTGTTTTTGGAACCGAGCACCCGCACACGTGTCGCTTTCGAGGTTGCCGCGAACCGATTGAGTGCCGACGTCCTGACGGTTTCCGGATCCTCCAGTAGTATCACTAAAGGCGAAACTCTTCGTGATACTGCTCAAAACATCGAAGCCCTCAAGGCAGACATGATCGTGATTCGGCATTCAGCTCCCGGATCACCTCTCTATCTGAGCCAGTTGGTGGACATCCCTGTGGTCAACGCTGGAGATGGCGCTCATGAGCACCCTACCCAAGCGTTACTCGATTGTTTTACGCTTAGAGAAAAAATTGGATCACTGGAAGGGAAGAAGGTAGCGATCCTCGGCGACATTCTCTTTAGCCGTGTCGCACGATCTAACATCTGGGCGCTCCGCAAACTTGGAGCTCACGTGACATTGGTTGGTCCCTCTACCCTTGTTCCCGGCACCTTCGAATCGATGGGCGCAGAGGTGAGCCATGATCTTCGATCAGCCCTGACTGATGCTGATGCTGTCATGCTTTTACGGATACAGCACGAACGCCAATCGCAGATGCACTTCCCTTCTCTTGGAGAATATACCAGTCTCTTCGGCTTGAATCGCGAGCGCACTTCATGGCTAAAGCCCGAGGCTGTTATCATGCATCCGGGGCCCCTGAATCGAGGGGTAGAAATCGATTCCGATCTGGCGGATTCGTCCCGCTCGGTAATCCTGGATCAGGTAACCAACGGAATCGCCGTGAGAATGGCAGTCCTCTATCTGTGCGCAAGTGCCGACGAATGGCAGAAACGGGAGGCAGTTTTATGA
- a CDS encoding dihydroorotase: MSVEPLIIEGGRIVDPSSNRDEVGDLFLRDGVVSTPFARDKARVIDAKGKVVSPGLVDIHVHFREPGQTHKEDVGSGTRAAAAGGFTTVVCMPNTSPPCDNPATIRYINNAIAENAVVKVHTTGCLTKGMEGDSLAPIGSLKKAGVVAVTDDGRCVQNNALMRQVATYSEMFDLPVMDHCQDTSLTEGSVMHEGDWSLRLGLKGWPAAAEDIIVSRNIILSELTRAHIHMQHVSSAGSVSLLRRAKQRGVAVSGEASPHHISLTDKYLGGYDPVFKMNPPLRSEDHRLALIEGLRDGTLDCIATDHAPHRNYEKDVELDSAPFGITGLETSLPVCLETLHRSSGFSLSEVIDLMTRKPAGLLDLQAGTLSEGADADVTIFDSEKEWTPTIDGFQSRSDNSPWLGQTLRGQVETTIVQGRIVYEDGKIL; encoded by the coding sequence ATGAGCGTGGAACCGCTCATTATCGAAGGGGGGAGAATCGTGGATCCCTCATCAAATCGTGACGAGGTCGGAGACCTTTTTTTGCGCGACGGAGTGGTTTCAACCCCGTTTGCCCGCGACAAGGCCCGCGTCATCGATGCGAAGGGCAAAGTAGTGTCCCCAGGACTCGTGGACATACATGTTCACTTTCGGGAACCTGGACAGACTCACAAGGAAGATGTGGGTTCGGGCACAAGAGCCGCTGCGGCAGGTGGATTTACTACTGTCGTGTGTATGCCCAATACCTCACCACCCTGCGACAATCCGGCGACGATTCGATACATCAATAACGCCATCGCCGAGAATGCTGTAGTTAAAGTCCACACTACCGGATGCCTGACCAAGGGAATGGAAGGAGATTCTCTCGCGCCAATCGGTTCACTGAAAAAGGCAGGGGTAGTCGCGGTCACTGATGACGGAAGATGCGTTCAGAACAATGCGTTGATGCGGCAAGTGGCGACCTACTCAGAAATGTTTGACCTACCGGTAATGGACCATTGCCAAGACACCTCACTCACCGAAGGGTCCGTGATGCACGAGGGTGACTGGTCCCTCCGACTCGGACTCAAAGGATGGCCAGCTGCTGCAGAGGATATTATTGTCTCCCGAAATATCATACTTTCTGAGCTTACTCGTGCTCACATTCACATGCAGCATGTTTCGTCTGCAGGTTCGGTTTCTCTTTTGCGCCGGGCGAAACAGAGAGGCGTTGCAGTAAGCGGCGAGGCGAGCCCCCATCATATCTCCCTGACCGACAAGTATCTCGGAGGCTACGATCCGGTCTTTAAAATGAATCCTCCTCTGCGATCAGAAGATCACCGGCTTGCTCTCATCGAGGGCCTTCGGGACGGGACTTTGGACTGTATTGCGACCGATCATGCACCCCACCGAAATTACGAGAAGGATGTCGAGTTGGACAGTGCGCCCTTTGGGATCACGGGTCTGGAAACTTCCCTTCCCGTCTGCCTCGAAACACTCCATCGCTCTTCCGGTTTTTCTCTTTCAGAAGTGATTGACCTGATGACCCGCAAACCAGCGGGCTTACTTGATCTACAGGCAGGCACACTATCCGAAGGGGCCGACGCTGATGTCACGATTTTTGATAGCGAGAAAGAATGGACGCCTACCATTGACGGTTTCCAAAGCCGGAGCGATAACTCGCCCTGGCTCGGGCAAACTCTCAGAGGCCAAGTAGAGACCACGATAGTTCAAGGACGCATCGTTTACGAAGACGGAAAGATCCTCTGA
- a CDS encoding CPBP family intramembrane glutamic endopeptidase: MEGEATISPINAILFLLIFLGAIIAYLRPVKNHYQNQNGWDRWAFSLADILLILFLAVVLLILAPFAGMTLVDLIKEEGTNYDQYVSIGATFLMQVGLVAIILGFVHKRGWSIIGFFRQDGLPFWPAFCQSMHLFLRYLPLVWLTAVFWGMLLWGIQQLGIGIQPAPQVAAEWIANAESVGYMFTLGLMVVIGAPISEELVFRGFLYRFLREIGPARLSLIVSSILFSLIHANLQNFLPLCMIGLLLAKVYEDTKDIRTPILFHAFFNLFSFLNLIALPQDL, from the coding sequence ATGGAAGGTGAAGCTACGATCAGCCCAATAAACGCAATTCTCTTTCTCCTGATCTTTTTGGGTGCGATCATTGCCTATTTGCGCCCGGTCAAGAATCACTACCAAAACCAAAATGGCTGGGACAGGTGGGCCTTTTCGCTAGCCGACATCCTTCTCATCCTCTTCCTGGCAGTCGTTCTTCTAATTCTTGCTCCATTTGCAGGGATGACCTTGGTGGACCTGATCAAGGAAGAGGGGACCAATTATGATCAGTATGTTTCGATCGGCGCTACCTTTTTGATGCAAGTTGGCTTAGTGGCCATTATTCTTGGCTTTGTCCACAAACGTGGGTGGTCGATCATTGGTTTTTTTCGACAGGATGGATTGCCGTTCTGGCCCGCTTTTTGCCAGTCTATGCACCTGTTTCTGCGCTACTTGCCCCTTGTTTGGTTAACTGCAGTTTTTTGGGGGATGCTTCTTTGGGGAATCCAGCAGTTGGGAATCGGAATTCAACCGGCGCCACAGGTTGCAGCCGAGTGGATCGCAAATGCTGAATCTGTTGGATATATGTTCACTCTTGGACTCATGGTAGTCATTGGTGCACCGATTTCAGAGGAACTCGTCTTTCGCGGATTCCTTTACAGATTCCTCCGTGAAATTGGTCCTGCAAGATTGTCACTGATCGTCTCTTCAATCCTCTTTTCCCTGATTCACGCAAATTTGCAGAATTTCCTTCCGCTTTGTATGATCGGGCTGCTTCTAGCCAAAGTTTACGAAGACACTAAGGATATTCGGACCCCGATACTGTTCCACGCGTTTTTCAATCTCTTCTCGTTTCTGAACCTTATCGCCCTTCCGCAGGACCTATGA
- a CDS encoding thiamine-phosphate kinase, translated as MNPFAQTQLDRVDRFGEEQLVHFIKEWLADASPESPQGIGDDTAVLQVPCGRSLLLTTDSLTYTVHFDDTASPAQAGAKLLKRNLSDIAAMGGSPLHSVVAITCGADLSVQWLEGFFHGLRDAAILTKCEINGGDLSQGAEGTFTATLSLVGQAEKPIYRKGGSAESWVWVTGSLGGSILGHHLSFQPRLKEGQWLGKNEAVTAMMDVTDGLASDLPKMLPEGLRAKLDLSCIPTSDEARAAAQDTGKPAVWHAFTDGEDYELLFFTKPGIDHVAFEEAWKEDFKIPLAAIGTLEEATSQKGSSSNLIVDLDGRPVFSEGGFTHFE; from the coding sequence ATGAATCCTTTTGCTCAGACCCAGCTTGATCGTGTGGATAGATTCGGAGAGGAGCAACTTGTCCATTTCATCAAGGAGTGGTTGGCCGATGCTAGTCCGGAATCTCCTCAAGGTATTGGAGACGACACAGCAGTCCTTCAGGTGCCTTGTGGCCGAAGCCTTCTGCTGACCACTGACAGCCTAACCTACACAGTCCACTTCGACGATACCGCATCGCCTGCACAGGCGGGGGCTAAATTGCTCAAACGCAATTTAAGCGATATTGCCGCGATGGGTGGATCCCCATTGCATTCGGTGGTAGCGATCACTTGCGGGGCAGACCTTTCCGTTCAGTGGCTTGAAGGATTCTTTCACGGATTGAGAGATGCTGCGATTTTGACAAAGTGTGAAATAAACGGGGGCGACCTTTCCCAGGGTGCTGAAGGGACTTTCACCGCCACTTTGAGTCTAGTCGGTCAGGCTGAAAAGCCAATCTACCGCAAAGGAGGTTCCGCTGAATCTTGGGTTTGGGTGACTGGATCTCTCGGTGGAAGCATCCTTGGCCACCACCTCAGTTTTCAGCCCCGGCTTAAAGAAGGCCAGTGGCTCGGCAAAAACGAAGCCGTCACTGCGATGATGGACGTAACAGACGGCCTCGCCAGTGATCTTCCGAAAATGCTTCCAGAAGGACTGCGGGCAAAACTGGACCTCTCATGCATTCCAACCTCTGACGAAGCGCGGGCAGCCGCCCAGGATACAGGCAAACCAGCAGTTTGGCATGCGTTCACGGACGGTGAAGATTATGAACTTCTCTTCTTTACGAAACCGGGAATCGATCACGTGGCGTTTGAGGAGGCTTGGAAGGAAGATTTCAAGATACCCTTAGCTGCAATAGGAACACTTGAAGAGGCGACGAGCCAGAAAGGCTCTTCCTCAAACCTCATCGTTGACCTTGATGGAAGACCGGTGTTCTCGGAGGGTGGGTTTACCCACTTCGAGTAA
- a CDS encoding metal ABC transporter substrate-binding protein has product MNQIQKRFFLPALLTVGTHLSSFGLEIATLHPLLADMASQIGGEKVQVIELIGRSDDPHDFTPSPSTLAKASSARLVVASGKGMESHYLEELKDNLSPQQIVFEAGGRVYSIRTDPVEFGTDHHHHDHEGTIDPHWWHDPDNMRQASRELANVMSYIDPQNRDLYMGNLQSYRNELSLLDDWIEEQVAFIPKERRILVTPHLAFGYFCRKYDFTPVAAKGFQNEQMVSQRELGEILRYLKENDVAAIFTERGMNPKFIHSLAKEAGLPVGGALYADGIGLPESSGYVDMMRSNVETIVTALRKGM; this is encoded by the coding sequence GTGAACCAGATTCAAAAACGTTTCTTTCTCCCCGCATTGCTCACCGTAGGAACGCACCTTTCCTCCTTTGGTCTTGAGATTGCCACCCTTCATCCCCTCTTGGCAGACATGGCCTCGCAAATTGGCGGAGAGAAAGTCCAAGTGATCGAGTTGATCGGAAGGTCGGATGATCCGCATGATTTCACGCCAAGCCCCAGCACTCTGGCGAAGGCAAGCTCTGCCAGATTAGTGGTCGCATCCGGTAAGGGAATGGAGTCCCATTACCTCGAGGAATTGAAGGACAACCTCTCACCCCAACAGATTGTCTTTGAAGCGGGAGGAAGAGTCTACTCCATCAGGACAGACCCGGTGGAGTTTGGGACCGACCATCACCACCATGATCACGAAGGAACCATCGATCCACACTGGTGGCACGACCCAGACAATATGAGGCAAGCTTCCCGTGAGCTCGCGAACGTGATGAGTTACATCGATCCTCAAAATCGCGACCTCTACATGGGAAATTTGCAAAGCTACCGAAATGAACTCTCTCTTCTCGATGACTGGATCGAAGAGCAGGTTGCCTTCATCCCCAAGGAGAGGAGAATTCTCGTCACCCCCCATTTAGCCTTCGGCTACTTCTGCCGAAAATATGATTTCACCCCGGTTGCCGCAAAAGGTTTTCAAAATGAACAAATGGTCTCCCAAAGAGAGCTGGGCGAAATCCTGAGATACCTGAAAGAAAATGATGTTGCCGCTATTTTTACGGAACGAGGGATGAATCCGAAGTTCATTCACTCGTTGGCAAAGGAAGCGGGACTCCCAGTAGGCGGAGCTCTCTATGCGGATGGCATCGGGCTTCCAGAGAGTTCAGGCTACGTCGATATGATGAGATCTAATGTTGAAACCATCGTCACTGCGTTGCGGAAAGGAATGTGA
- a CDS encoding TIGR01777 family oxidoreductase produces MKEVDQKPWRIAITGGTGLIGRELRKEWEEAGHEVLTVSRKDDGNGIFWDPENEKIDIATLEGLDAVVHLAGEPIAQRWTGEVRERIYSSRVKSTRLLVRSFAKLKTPPRVFLSASGINYYPSTEMGARLDEQADVGDDFLSRVCLHWEAEASKANPLVSRVCLLRTAVVLSPLGGALAKLLPVFSKGLGGRIGTGKQPFPWISIGDYKRVCSYLLFDSELTGPINVVAPKAATNESFTKALAKVLGKPASLAVPKMAIRLAFGEMGRLTVIEGVDAAPAALLSDGFEFQDSDLEEALEDLLA; encoded by the coding sequence ATGAAAGAAGTCGACCAGAAGCCTTGGCGGATCGCGATAACGGGAGGAACAGGTCTCATCGGACGCGAGTTGCGCAAGGAATGGGAGGAAGCAGGGCACGAGGTTCTGACCGTGAGTCGAAAGGATGATGGAAACGGAATTTTCTGGGACCCGGAGAACGAGAAGATCGACATTGCTACCTTGGAGGGGCTGGACGCTGTTGTTCATCTAGCGGGTGAGCCTATCGCCCAGCGATGGACTGGCGAGGTGCGTGAGCGGATTTACTCGAGTCGGGTGAAGTCTACGCGTTTGCTAGTGCGTTCATTTGCGAAACTCAAGACACCACCAAGAGTCTTCTTATCTGCTTCCGGAATCAATTACTACCCCTCGACAGAGATGGGTGCGCGTCTCGACGAACAGGCAGACGTAGGCGATGATTTTCTCTCGCGGGTTTGCCTGCATTGGGAAGCGGAAGCTTCAAAGGCAAATCCACTGGTCAGCCGCGTGTGCCTTTTGAGAACGGCCGTTGTTCTTTCTCCTTTGGGCGGTGCGTTGGCCAAACTGTTGCCTGTATTCTCGAAAGGGCTAGGCGGACGAATCGGAACGGGTAAGCAGCCTTTCCCCTGGATCTCGATTGGGGACTACAAGAGGGTATGCAGCTACCTGTTGTTTGACTCGGAACTGACTGGGCCGATTAATGTGGTTGCTCCCAAAGCTGCAACCAACGAGAGCTTCACGAAAGCACTGGCGAAGGTGCTTGGAAAACCTGCGTCTCTTGCTGTTCCCAAAATGGCAATCCGCCTTGCTTTTGGAGAGATGGGGCGTTTGACGGTTATCGAAGGAGTGGATGCAGCTCCTGCAGCCCTGCTTTCAGACGGTTTCGAATTTCAGGACTCGGATTTGGAAGAAGCACTCGAAGATCTGCTAGCCTGA
- a CDS encoding DUF2817 domain-containing protein — translation MTESRNTGRKDVPEEERIDVADYLHQIERLAQKCGFESSIFAEIKGFRLPVLSRDLSREKILYVSSGVHGDEPAGPLAIEEVLSDDGFNREVGWVIFPVINPTGLSQATRETDDGIDLNRDYLLLESEEARAHRHFLSASGWHFWAALGLHEDWEASAGYIYEHNTENRPNPRNHLLEGLSSSVGIESGDTIDGWETYCPGVIHPSSDPQLREYWPEQVYLMNHHTAMSYTIETPSSQKLENRVRALGLCLRAFGSIDSWKV, via the coding sequence ATGACAGAGAGTCGGAACACAGGCCGGAAGGATGTGCCGGAGGAGGAAAGGATCGACGTAGCCGACTATCTTCATCAGATCGAACGGCTGGCGCAGAAGTGTGGATTTGAGAGTTCTATTTTTGCCGAAATCAAGGGCTTTCGGCTTCCCGTGCTTTCGCGTGATCTTTCCAGAGAAAAGATACTGTACGTTTCCTCAGGTGTTCACGGGGATGAGCCGGCAGGGCCACTGGCGATCGAGGAAGTGTTGTCCGACGACGGATTCAACCGCGAAGTCGGTTGGGTGATCTTTCCGGTCATCAATCCGACTGGCCTAAGCCAAGCAACCCGGGAGACGGACGACGGTATTGATTTAAACCGTGACTACCTCCTCTTGGAGTCCGAGGAAGCGCGGGCTCACCGGCACTTTCTCAGTGCTTCTGGTTGGCACTTCTGGGCAGCACTGGGATTGCATGAAGACTGGGAGGCTTCTGCAGGTTACATTTACGAGCACAATACAGAAAATCGCCCGAATCCTCGCAACCATCTACTGGAGGGCTTAAGCAGTTCGGTCGGAATTGAATCTGGCGATACGATCGACGGTTGGGAGACTTATTGCCCGGGAGTCATTCACCCTTCGAGCGATCCCCAACTCCGTGAATACTGGCCGGAACAAGTTTATCTAATGAATCATCACACGGCTATGAGCTACACAATCGAGACCCCGAGTAGCCAGAAACTTGAGAACAGAGTCAGGGCCTTGGGTCTGTGCCTGCGGGCGTTTGGTTCTATCGATTCGTGGAAGGTGTAA
- a CDS encoding PLP-dependent aspartate aminotransferase family protein, whose amino-acid sequence MSKDKGSLDTRAVHAGVYKDGTHGSVTTPIYPSSTFAFPTPGETPHFDYGRCNHPTRDALQENLASLEGGHRAWACVSGMAAIQAVLYLLRSGDHVICGRDAYAGTLRLFLRLLNRFGIHFSLVPMEDDEEIRAAVRPETRMIWIETPTNPMMRMVDIAATTALAKENGLISVVDNTFLTPVFQRPFELGADIIVHSTTKYLNGHSDVVGGAIICRDETYAEELEFIVSSAGLGQGPFDAWLVLRGIKTLGARMRAHQENASEIARFLSEREEVDQVFYPGLPGFPWKNLVKRQQTGPGGMLSVTLNPNLVDPVRFVQAVRVFQLAVSLGGVESLIELPYSMSHKSLEEEEKKSAGLVPELVRLSPGIEAIGDLLTDLAQALDAARQ is encoded by the coding sequence ATGAGTAAGGATAAAGGCAGTTTGGACACCCGTGCGGTTCATGCCGGGGTCTATAAGGATGGGACCCACGGTTCGGTTACCACGCCCATCTATCCCTCTTCCACATTTGCCTTTCCCACTCCTGGTGAAACGCCGCACTTTGATTACGGGCGATGCAATCACCCCACACGGGACGCGTTGCAGGAAAATCTTGCCAGCCTTGAGGGTGGCCATCGAGCTTGGGCCTGCGTAAGTGGCATGGCGGCGATACAGGCCGTTCTTTATCTTCTGAGGTCAGGAGATCATGTGATTTGCGGGCGTGATGCTTACGCGGGAACTTTGCGGCTTTTCTTGCGGTTACTGAACCGCTTTGGGATCCATTTCTCTCTCGTGCCGATGGAAGACGATGAGGAAATCCGAGCTGCGGTCCGTCCGGAAACGCGGATGATTTGGATTGAGACTCCTACCAATCCGATGATGAGGATGGTCGACATCGCTGCGACGACAGCTCTGGCAAAGGAGAACGGGTTGATTTCCGTGGTGGACAACACGTTTCTTACGCCGGTTTTCCAGCGTCCTTTCGAGTTAGGCGCAGACATAATTGTGCATTCGACGACCAAGTATCTCAACGGGCACAGCGATGTTGTCGGGGGAGCGATCATTTGTCGGGATGAAACTTATGCTGAGGAGCTAGAGTTTATCGTTTCCTCGGCAGGCTTGGGGCAGGGGCCATTCGACGCATGGCTTGTGCTAAGGGGAATCAAGACCCTGGGAGCTCGAATGAGGGCCCATCAGGAAAATGCCAGCGAGATTGCTCGTTTTCTCTCGGAGAGAGAGGAAGTGGATCAAGTGTTCTATCCCGGCTTGCCCGGTTTTCCTTGGAAGAATCTCGTAAAGAGGCAGCAAACCGGACCGGGTGGAATGCTCTCGGTCACGCTAAATCCTAACTTGGTAGACCCTGTTCGTTTTGTTCAGGCGGTTCGAGTGTTCCAGCTGGCAGTCAGTCTCGGCGGTGTCGAGTCTTTGATCGAACTTCCCTATTCGATGAGCCACAAATCCCTTGAAGAGGAAGAGAAGAAGTCTGCCGGACTGGTTCCTGAGTTGGTTCGCCTGTCGCCTGGAATCGAGGCGATTGGAGATCTGCTGACGGACCTGGCTCAAGCCCTCGACGCAGCGCGTCAATGA
- a CDS encoding Gfo/Idh/MocA family oxidoreductase — protein MQKKDGMVYAPEARKTKKVVDGEEFPFAAAFFDHGHLYGQINGLLEAGAKLSLIYDTDETRLRSLKEKFPEVRIARTFEEVLQSDVSMVASAAIPSERARIGIEVMKAGKDYFVDKCPFASIDQLESARATVEQTGQKYLVYYSERLHVESAWYADELIQGGAIGDIVHMEIFGPHRLSKDNRPVWFFEKTRYGGILTDIASHQFDQFLHYARCDEGEVVHAVVDNRSHPDRPEFEDVGQASLILANGVQCFSRVNWYTPDGMRGWGDGRTFITGTKGVMEIRKYFDLGRGDQGDLIFLVDGSGEQVLDVGGKVGFPFFGEMILDCLNRTEKAMTQHHAFQAARLSLEAQALADEARR, from the coding sequence ATGCAGAAAAAGGACGGTATGGTTTACGCGCCGGAAGCGCGCAAGACGAAGAAAGTGGTCGATGGCGAAGAGTTTCCGTTTGCTGCGGCATTCTTTGACCACGGCCACCTTTACGGGCAAATCAATGGATTGCTGGAAGCCGGCGCCAAGCTCTCTCTGATTTATGATACTGACGAGACACGGCTGCGTTCACTCAAGGAAAAGTTTCCAGAGGTACGGATAGCGAGGACTTTTGAGGAGGTTCTTCAAAGCGATGTGAGTATGGTGGCCTCTGCTGCAATCCCGTCGGAGCGGGCTCGGATTGGAATCGAGGTGATGAAGGCTGGAAAAGACTATTTTGTCGATAAGTGCCCGTTTGCCTCTATTGACCAGTTGGAGTCGGCACGCGCAACTGTCGAGCAGACAGGTCAAAAGTACCTCGTCTACTATTCAGAGCGCCTTCACGTGGAATCCGCTTGGTACGCCGATGAGTTGATTCAGGGAGGAGCGATTGGGGATATCGTTCACATGGAAATTTTTGGTCCCCACCGACTGAGCAAGGACAATCGGCCGGTGTGGTTCTTTGAAAAGACCCGCTACGGAGGAATTTTGACGGATATCGCCTCTCACCAGTTCGACCAGTTTCTTCATTATGCGCGTTGCGACGAAGGGGAGGTTGTCCATGCCGTGGTGGACAATCGCAGCCATCCGGATCGACCTGAATTCGAGGACGTTGGCCAGGCTTCGCTGATTTTGGCGAATGGTGTACAGTGCTTCTCACGGGTGAACTGGTATACCCCCGATGGAATGAGAGGGTGGGGTGATGGGCGAACCTTCATCACAGGAACAAAAGGCGTGATGGAGATACGAAAGTATTTCGACCTTGGTCGAGGCGATCAGGGCGACCTCATTTTTTTGGTCGATGGATCGGGAGAGCAAGTGCTCGACGTCGGAGGAAAAGTCGGTTTTCCCTTTTTTGGAGAGATGATCCTGGATTGCCTCAATCGAACGGAAAAGGCGATGACCCAGCACCACGCATTTCAGGCAGCGAGACTTTCGCTAGAGGCTCAGGCTTTGGCAGACGAAGCTCGGCGATAA